A single region of the Pseudomonas marginalis genome encodes:
- a CDS encoding acyl-CoA dehydrogenase family protein — MNQRRLFSSEHEQFRETVRRFIESEIAPFHQQWEHDGGVPRELWLKAGEAGLLGCSVPEVYGGVGADDLFNFVLVEELARAGVTGPGFAIHNEMVMPYILAFGTEEQKQQWLPKMIRGEVIGALGLTEPHAGSDLKNIRTRAVRDGDEYVINGQKTFISNGQLCDVIILATKTDPADKKYGGISLFIIESSRAGFVRGRRLEKIGLKAQDTSELFFEDVRVPASNLLGREHGGFEHMMKNLAQERLTQAIRSAVVVETVLDYTIDYVADRKMFGQSLADFQNTQFKLAELKTEAVIARVFIDHCIEKFIVHDLSGVDAAMAKMSLSNLHCKVVDECLQFFGGWGYMLEYPIARAYVDARIVRIAGGSIEVMKQIIGRSLFKPKKA, encoded by the coding sequence ATGAACCAGCGTCGTTTGTTCAGCAGCGAACATGAGCAGTTTCGCGAAACGGTCAGGCGCTTCATTGAGAGTGAGATTGCACCCTTTCATCAGCAATGGGAGCACGATGGAGGTGTGCCACGTGAGCTGTGGCTCAAGGCGGGTGAAGCAGGTCTTTTGGGATGCTCGGTGCCAGAAGTATACGGTGGCGTGGGAGCGGACGATCTCTTTAACTTTGTACTGGTGGAGGAGTTGGCCCGCGCCGGGGTTACGGGACCAGGTTTTGCGATCCATAACGAAATGGTGATGCCCTATATCCTGGCTTTTGGCACCGAAGAGCAAAAGCAGCAATGGCTGCCAAAAATGATCCGAGGTGAAGTGATCGGCGCGCTGGGCCTGACTGAACCCCATGCCGGCAGCGACTTGAAGAATATCCGTACACGGGCTGTGCGCGATGGCGATGAGTATGTCATCAACGGTCAAAAGACCTTCATTTCCAATGGCCAGCTGTGCGATGTCATTATCCTTGCGACAAAGACAGATCCTGCCGATAAGAAATACGGTGGCATTTCACTTTTCATCATCGAGTCGAGCAGGGCGGGTTTTGTGCGTGGACGTCGCCTTGAGAAGATCGGATTGAAAGCGCAGGACACTTCCGAACTGTTCTTCGAAGATGTGCGAGTTCCTGCCAGCAATTTGCTGGGGCGGGAGCATGGCGGCTTTGAGCACATGATGAAAAACCTCGCACAGGAACGGCTCACTCAGGCCATTCGCTCGGCAGTAGTGGTGGAAACAGTTTTGGACTACACCATCGACTACGTTGCGGATCGCAAGATGTTCGGCCAAAGCCTGGCGGACTTTCAGAACACCCAATTCAAGCTTGCTGAGCTGAAAACCGAGGCGGTTATCGCAAGGGTCTTCATCGATCACTGCATAGAAAAATTCATTGTTCATGACCTGTCTGGCGTGGACGCGGCGATGGCCAAAATGTCGTTGTCCAACCTCCACTGCAAGGTGGTCGACGAGTGTCTGCAATTCTTCGGTGGTTGGGGCTACATGTTGGAATACCCGATAGCTCGTGCCTATGTCGATGCCCGTATCGTGCGCATTGCCGGCGGATCCATTGAAGTCATGAAGCAGATTATTGGGCGAAGCCTGTTCAAGCCTAAAAAAGCCTGA
- a CDS encoding HpcH/HpaI aldolase/citrate lyase family protein — MSETSTSRCALLRSLLFVPGDSERKLEKASSCNADALILDLEDSVASTRTSFARGLVLEYLRARPQRGRQQLWVRINPLDTSASLHDLIVADGAPDGLMLPKVNLPSAVQTLSNYLDVLEVRAGLEPGSIRIVPVATETPQALFTLGGYAGCSPRLSGMTWGAEDLASALGASSNRRVDGEYDTVYQLARAFCLAGAAAASVPAIDTIYANYSDSEGLADEARAARRAGFTGKLAIHPGQVAIINEAFSPSADEVQWSKKVLQAFEDNPGLGTVGIEGRMLDMPHLKQALRLLDLASRCAAMSPS; from the coding sequence ATGTCCGAGACGTCGACTTCACGTTGCGCTTTATTGCGATCCCTCTTGTTTGTGCCGGGTGACAGTGAGCGAAAGCTAGAAAAGGCCTCGAGCTGCAATGCCGATGCATTAATCCTTGACCTGGAGGACTCTGTCGCTTCAACGCGCACCTCTTTTGCGCGAGGGCTGGTGCTGGAGTATTTGAGAGCGCGCCCTCAGCGCGGGCGGCAGCAACTTTGGGTTCGGATCAATCCATTGGATACATCAGCCTCGCTGCATGACCTGATTGTTGCGGACGGCGCCCCGGACGGCCTGATGTTGCCCAAGGTTAACTTGCCTTCGGCCGTGCAAACGCTCAGCAACTATCTTGATGTCCTGGAGGTTCGCGCCGGCCTTGAACCGGGCAGTATTCGTATCGTTCCCGTGGCGACTGAAACCCCTCAGGCTTTATTTACCTTGGGCGGCTATGCCGGTTGCTCCCCACGCTTAAGTGGTATGACGTGGGGGGCGGAGGATCTCGCTTCAGCCTTGGGCGCGAGTAGCAATCGGCGCGTGGATGGTGAGTACGATACGGTCTACCAATTGGCCAGGGCATTCTGTCTGGCTGGGGCAGCTGCCGCCAGCGTGCCGGCCATCGATACGATCTACGCCAACTATTCCGACAGCGAAGGGCTTGCTGATGAAGCCAGGGCAGCTCGCCGTGCTGGCTTTACCGGAAAACTTGCCATTCATCCTGGTCAGGTAGCCATCATCAATGAAGCGTTTTCTCCCAGCGCTGATGAAGTGCAATGGTCGAAGAAAGTGTTACAGGCCTTCGAAGATAATCCCGGGCTGGGTACCGTCGGGATCGAGGGCAGGATGTTGGATATGCCTCATCTCAAACAAGCGCTGAGGCTATTGGACTTGGCGTCGCGGTGCGCCGCAATGAGTCCTTCTTAG